A genomic region of Alistipes megaguti contains the following coding sequences:
- a CDS encoding glycoside hydrolase family 2 protein, which yields MKRFITLVLLMLGIALSARAREVFPINEGWRFYFKTERTSDNARHVTLPHSWNTDPLAQGYWLETTGNYMNGMYVPKEWASKRLFVKFYGVQSVADVFVNGSHVGTHRGGGTAFVFEITDKIRFGTDNALLVMVSNSWRDDVLPTSTDMNSYGGIYREAELIVTESTAVSPLYYGSDGVLIHPQSVSAERAEGEIEVHLTSRSGNTCMLNLEISAPDGRTLFTKRQKAKIEDKPVLIPFQVENPELWSPDHPALYTVTAAIGEDSITDRVVVRTGFRSLNVTPDDGFLINGVRTPLHGVVLHHDNALSGGTLVAQDYDADLQVVRRIGANAIRSAVMPHAQYLYDRCDETGLMVWIDAPLQRSPFLSDMAYFATPAFEENGLQQLREIIAQHINHPSVVMWGIFSQLWMRGDDVTPYLRRLNETAHTMDASRPTVACSDQDGTVNFITDLIVWKQNVGWQRGSTDDVAVWRDLLQKNWSHLRSGVQYGEPGFLGHKSYTSQALPRSNWLPEERQTRFHEEYARNLQNDSLFWGVWIESLFDYGSSRRPYGVNGTGLLTLNRREAKDAFYLYKALWNTAEPTLHIVNKRLRLRDGNMQLFRVYSSAGTPLIMAGADTLAVTEYAPCQYRTDSVSLQGVVEIKAMAGALRDSVTIRIGNVLKPKRTPGLRRTAGPQTTN from the coding sequence ATGAAACGATTCATAACTCTTGTGCTGCTGATGCTCGGAATCGCACTCTCGGCCCGCGCCCGGGAGGTATTCCCTATCAACGAAGGCTGGCGCTTCTACTTCAAGACCGAGCGCACCTCCGACAATGCCCGCCATGTCACCCTTCCCCACAGCTGGAACACCGACCCCCTGGCACAGGGTTACTGGCTCGAAACAACGGGCAACTACATGAACGGCATGTACGTCCCCAAAGAGTGGGCTTCGAAACGCCTCTTCGTGAAGTTCTACGGCGTACAGAGCGTCGCCGACGTCTTCGTCAACGGAAGCCACGTCGGCACCCACCGCGGCGGCGGTACGGCCTTCGTCTTCGAGATCACCGACAAGATCCGCTTCGGAACGGACAACGCCCTGCTCGTGATGGTCAGCAACAGCTGGCGCGACGACGTGCTGCCCACCTCCACGGACATGAACTCCTACGGCGGCATCTACCGCGAGGCCGAACTCATCGTCACCGAATCCACCGCCGTCTCCCCGCTCTACTACGGCTCGGACGGAGTGCTCATCCATCCGCAGAGCGTCTCGGCAGAACGCGCCGAGGGCGAAATCGAGGTGCACCTCACCTCGCGCAGCGGAAACACCTGCATGCTCAACCTTGAAATCTCGGCTCCCGACGGCAGAACCCTCTTCACGAAACGACAGAAGGCCAAAATCGAGGACAAACCCGTACTGATTCCCTTCCAGGTCGAGAACCCCGAACTCTGGAGCCCCGACCATCCGGCCCTCTACACCGTGACGGCTGCCATCGGCGAAGACAGCATCACCGACCGCGTAGTCGTCCGGACCGGATTCCGCTCGCTCAACGTCACCCCGGACGATGGTTTCCTGATCAACGGCGTGCGGACTCCGCTGCACGGCGTGGTGCTGCACCACGACAACGCCCTCTCGGGCGGAACCCTCGTCGCCCAGGATTACGATGCCGATCTGCAGGTCGTCCGCCGCATCGGCGCCAATGCCATCCGCTCGGCCGTCATGCCCCATGCGCAGTACCTCTACGACCGCTGCGACGAAACCGGCCTGATGGTCTGGATCGACGCCCCGCTGCAGCGATCCCCCTTCCTGAGCGACATGGCCTACTTCGCAACCCCTGCCTTCGAGGAGAACGGACTGCAGCAGCTGCGCGAAATCATCGCCCAGCACATCAACCATCCTTCGGTGGTCATGTGGGGCATCTTCTCCCAACTCTGGATGCGCGGCGACGACGTAACCCCCTATCTGCGCCGGCTGAACGAGACGGCTCACACGATGGATGCCTCGCGCCCGACGGTCGCCTGCAGCGATCAGGACGGAACCGTCAACTTCATCACCGATCTGATCGTCTGGAAACAGAATGTCGGCTGGCAGCGCGGATCAACCGACGATGTGGCCGTATGGCGCGACCTGCTGCAGAAGAACTGGTCCCATCTGCGCTCGGGCGTGCAGTACGGCGAACCGGGATTCCTCGGGCACAAGAGCTACACCTCGCAGGCACTCCCCCGCTCGAACTGGCTGCCCGAAGAGCGGCAGACCCGTTTCCACGAGGAGTATGCCCGCAACCTGCAGAACGATTCGCTCTTCTGGGGGGTATGGATCGAGAGTCTGTTCGATTACGGATCTTCGCGTCGCCCCTACGGCGTGAACGGCACGGGACTGCTGACCCTCAACCGCCGCGAAGCCAAGGATGCCTTCTATCTCTACAAGGCCCTGTGGAACACCGCGGAACCCACGCTGCACATCGTCAACAAGCGGCTGCGGCTGCGCGACGGCAACATGCAGCTCTTCCGCGTCTATTCGTCGGCCGGAACCCCACTGATCATGGCAGGGGCCGACACGCTGGCCGTGACGGAGTATGCCCCGTGTCAATACCGCACGGATTCGGTATCGCTGCAGGGCGTGGTCGAGATCAAGGCGATGGCCGGAGCGCTGCGTGACAGCGTCACGATCCGAATCGGCAACGTTCTAAAACCGAAACGGACGCCGGGCCTTCGGCGAACAGCAGGTCCGCAAACGACAAATTAG
- the rsgA gene encoding ribosome small subunit-dependent GTPase A, which produces MNERFTATVVRATGSWYDVATPEGGHVRCRIRGRLRLKGVRSTNPVVVGDVVECEREETPGEGVIVEIRPRRNYVIRRASNLSKESHIIASNIDQALLMVTLQSPETPPEFVDRFLVTCEAYKVPVTILLSKIDLQDPEAVADFRAVYEGAGYRVLEVSVRDGGGVEEVRRLLTGSTTLVSGNSGVGKSTLIQTIDPALDIRTGEISESHHKGRHTTTFSTMYPLQGGGAVIDTPGIKGFGLIDIDDAELWHYFPEMMRVAPGCRFYNCTHTHEPGCAVVEAVKAGEIAWPRYESYLKILDEDEKYRK; this is translated from the coding sequence ATGAATGAGCGATTTACAGCCACCGTCGTGCGTGCGACGGGCAGTTGGTACGACGTGGCCACGCCGGAGGGCGGGCATGTGCGCTGCCGGATCCGGGGGCGCCTGCGCCTGAAGGGGGTGCGGTCGACCAATCCGGTTGTTGTGGGCGACGTGGTGGAGTGCGAACGGGAGGAGACTCCCGGCGAAGGGGTGATCGTGGAGATTCGCCCGCGGCGCAATTATGTCATCCGCCGGGCTTCGAACCTCTCGAAGGAGTCGCACATCATCGCCTCGAACATCGACCAGGCGTTGCTGATGGTCACCTTGCAGTCGCCCGAGACTCCGCCGGAGTTCGTGGATCGTTTTCTGGTGACGTGCGAGGCCTACAAGGTGCCGGTGACGATCCTGCTGTCGAAGATCGACCTGCAGGATCCGGAGGCCGTGGCCGACTTCCGGGCCGTCTACGAGGGGGCCGGATACCGTGTTCTGGAGGTTTCGGTCCGGGACGGAGGGGGTGTGGAGGAGGTCCGCAGGTTGTTGACCGGTTCCACAACGCTCGTGTCGGGAAATTCGGGAGTCGGGAAGTCGACCCTGATCCAGACGATCGACCCCGCGCTCGACATCCGCACGGGTGAAATCTCCGAGAGTCACCACAAGGGGCGCCATACGACCACCTTCTCGACGATGTATCCCCTGCAGGGGGGCGGAGCGGTGATCGACACGCCCGGGATCAAGGGTTTCGGACTGATCGACATCGACGATGCCGAGTTGTGGCACTACTTTCCGGAGATGATGCGTGTGGCTCCGGGATGCCGTTTCTATAATTGCACGCATACCCACGAGCCGGGCTGTGCCGTGGTGGAGGCGGTCAAGGCGGGCGAGATTGCCTGGCCGCGCTATGAGAGCTACCTGAAAATCCTCGACGAAGATGAGAAGTACCGCAAGTAA
- a CDS encoding CvpA family protein has product MNTIDLLVCLVLVLAVWNGWRQGFIVQIFSLAGIVAGIWLAARFGAEVGALLRLDEEVAAAGGFVTVLIVVVLVVAIAARLVRRLFHFAGFGVADILLGIAVSVVKYLLVMSVLFSAFSRLNADYTLVKRQTLDESRSYRPILRLSESLFPFVERMYERITFQNDNRPTDE; this is encoded by the coding sequence TTGAATACGATTGATCTGCTTGTCTGCCTGGTGCTGGTGCTGGCCGTCTGGAATGGCTGGCGCCAGGGCTTCATCGTACAGATTTTTTCGCTGGCGGGGATCGTCGCGGGGATCTGGCTGGCGGCGCGTTTCGGCGCCGAGGTCGGTGCGCTGCTCCGGCTCGACGAAGAGGTGGCCGCAGCGGGCGGTTTCGTCACGGTGCTGATCGTGGTGGTGCTTGTGGTGGCCATTGCGGCACGATTGGTGCGTCGTCTCTTTCATTTTGCGGGGTTCGGCGTGGCGGACATCCTGTTGGGCATTGCCGTCTCGGTGGTGAAATACCTGCTGGTCATGAGCGTGCTCTTCTCGGCTTTCAGCCGGCTGAATGCGGACTATACGCTGGTCAAGCGGCAGACGCTCGATGAGTCGCGGAGCTACCGTCCGATTCTTCGGCTTTCGGAGAGCCTCTTCCCCTTCGTGGAGCGGATGTACGAGAGAATCACCTTTCAGAACGATAACAGACCAACCGATGAATGA
- a CDS encoding helix-turn-helix domain-containing protein produces the protein MGMDYQEEIRYISGRIKELRRASQLTVQELAYRCDMERSNMSRIEAGRTNLTVKTLCIICNALGVKLRDVVR, from the coding sequence ATGGGAATGGATTATCAGGAGGAGATAAGATATATCTCCGGGAGAATCAAGGAGTTGAGGAGGGCGAGTCAGCTGACGGTCCAGGAACTGGCTTACAGGTGTGACATGGAGAGATCCAATATGAGCCGTATCGAAGCCGGTCGAACGAATCTGACGGTTAAAACCTTGTGTATAATTTGTAACGCTCTGGGAGTCAAGCTTCGGGACGTAGTTCGCTGA